The window GACGACCAGGAGATGATCACCAAGATGATGGAAATGGGGGCCAATGCCTACCTGACCAAGACCACCGACCCCGAGGAGATCTACCAGGCCATCCTTACTTGCATGAACGATGACTTCTATTTCAATGACTTGGTCAATAAAGCCGTATTATCCAAACTCCAGACCAAAAGAACGGTTAGGCAGTTTTATCCCAATCCCGTAAAGTTTTCGGAAAAGGAGATCAAGATCCTGAAATTACTGGCAGAAGACAAGACCACGGAAGAGATTTCCAAGGAGGTTTTCTTGAGCCCAAGGACAATTGAAACCATCCGTCAAAACATGAAGACCAAAGTGGGAGCCAAAACAATTGCTGGTTTGATTATGTATGGGATGAGAAATAAGTTGATCGATTAAAATCCAATTGCCTAACTAGGTATTTCGAGTTTTATCAGAGTCCCTTCCTGTGGTTTGGAAAGTATTTCGATATGTGCACCAATTATTGAAGCTCTTTTTTTCATATTAATCAATCCTTGGTGTTGGGTTTTTGATTGATTTTTTGATACGCTTGTATCAAACCCCTTCCCGTTATCCGTGATTTCTATTGTTACGCCATGATGGTAGACTATTTGTATTGTTATTTGTTTAGCTTGGCCATGAGATATAGCATTTCTAATTGCCTCTTGGGTTATTCGGAATATTACAAGTTCTTTCTCAAAGGATAATTGAAAATGAGTGCCATTTATCTTAAGTACGGCTTTACATTCTTCCATCCTGTTTACTTTATCAACTTCCATTTCAAGGGCACTCACCAGGCCTATATCTTTCAAAAAGTCTGCATTCAAACTTTTTGAAAGGTTACTCAAAGATGAAATGGCTTCTGTTATCAAATCAGAAGTGTATGATATCTTTGTTTTAACCCCATTTAAATCTTGATAATTAAGGAGGTTCAAGTTTAATTTCGAGAAGGTTAATGCTTGATTAACATTGTCGTGAATTTCCTTGGCTACATTATTAATAGTTTCCTCCTGCACCTCTATCCTTGTCCTTAGAATTTGTGATTGAAATTCATTTTCAATCATTTGAAGATTAGTTTTGAACTCTAATTGTCGTTGCGAATAAAGCCTGACAATGTAGGCAATAAATACCAACATGCCTGCAATCAATAAGATGCAAGTCGATATGGTTAGAATAAGGGCTGATTCGTATGAGATTTGCATAAGAATCCTTTTATAAAAAGTATTTGCATAAACATACTGAGTATTAAATAGACCGAAAAAAACAACATTCCTATAGTGCCCTGCAATGGCCATCCTTTTTCAAATAAAATAAGGGTCCCAACAATCCACGTAGGCAGGGAGGCTGCATTGCACAAAAATATTCCCATGACAATCCAAAAATGTGAACATTGAGTTATTTCAAAATACTTTTTTGTGAAAAATAAGCCCTTGAAATATGCAATACCGAAATATATTAAAATGATGTTGATATAAAGACTAGGAAGATTGATAAAGTCATCAGTAAGAATATGGGAAATTATTCCAAGAATTGTTGAAGTAGAAACAATAAAAAGTAAGGAAATACTCTTGTTTACTAATTTGCCAATATAATTCGCTAATAAAAAGATTTCAGCTACATTGAACAAGAACCCTACAAGATAGAAGTATTTTCCGTAGTACCTTGAATAGTTGAAAATTACTATAAAGGTTGTTAATGTGACATCTATCAATAAGTAAGGCCTTATATACTTATATTCTATGGTAGTTTTATCCTTGCAATATTTAAGGCAAATCAATGCACTTAGCGTAATGAAAATTAGCTGAACAGCTTGTAAGTTATGAGCAAGTTGTATCATTTGGTTCCCAAAGTACAATCAAATCTAATTAGATAAGATAGGTGTTTTAACCCATTTTAAGATTTAAGGGTAAGCCAAAGATTACAATTGTATTTTAATCATTCAACTTACATAGTATTTTAATTTTTTCAATCACGCCCTCAACCCTGGCATCCGGGCAGGAAGCGCCACTGGTGATCAGGATGGTAATATTCTCCTTTTTGGGGAGAAAGTCCAAGGAAACTAATTCTTCTTTTGTATGGTAGTTAAAATGATGGATCTCGCTGGCGGAGAGGATCCTGTCTTCGTGGTCAATAAAGAAGGTGGGTAACTTTGTTTCGCACAATTCCACCAGGTGGGTGGTATTGGAGGAATTATAGCCGCCAATGACAATGGCCAGGTCGGCAGGGGTTTCCAGCATTCCAATCACAGCGGTCTGGTTGTCGCTGGTGGCGTAACAGAGGGTGTCCCTGGTGTCGGCAAAACGTTCTGCAATCGTGGTGTTGTCGAGACCGTAATGTTCCATCACAACTTGCTTGAGGTAATCGGCAATGGCCTGGGTGTCTGAAGCCAGTTGGGTAGTTTGGTTTACTACCCCGAAACGGTCCAGGTCTTTGTTGATGTCAAAGCCATGGGAATGCCTGCCCTTGAATTCATCATAGAATTGTTCCGCAGGTTTTTGCTTCCTGATATAGGCGGCCAGTTCCACGGCCTCGGTCATATCATTCACCACAACGGACGGGGCATGTGCGCTGGCGTGGGAGAAGGTGGCCCTTGTCTCTTCATGCCTGGGTTTGCCATGTATAACGATGCTATAACCCTTCCGGGCGATCTGCTCACTCCTGTTCCAAACCTTTTCAACGAAAGGACAGGTGGTGTTGTATTTTTCAATGGTGATTCCCTTGTCTCGCAGTACCTGCTCAATATCAAGTGTAGTGCCAAAGGCCGGTATCAAAACGATATCGTCCTTGCCCACTGATTCAAAGGGGATGAGTTGGTTGCCGTAGGTATCCTGCAGGAACTTAACCCCATAGGCCTGCAGGTCAGCGTTTACCTGGGGGTTATGGATCATTTCACTCAGCAGGTAGATATTCTTGCCGGGATTTTCCTCAACCGTCCTGAAAGCGATCTCAATGGCGTTCTCTACTCCATAGCAAAAACCGAAATGCCTGGCGAGGTAAATCTTTAAGGTCCCAAAATCGATCAGGGTGGGGGAGAAGTCCTTTTTCAGGCGGTCTTCCTGTTTGCGCTTTTGCTTGATGGCACTGATCAATGGGCTTCTGTAAAAGGCGGGTACCTCAAATTGCTTCATTTCGATCTTTTTTTCTTTCCGGAACTAACAACTGCAAAGGTAGTTAGTTTGGACTTCAGGCTTGCAAAGCAGTTTTTCGGTATTTTCACAGAAATAGCTACTGCATGTTTCAGCCTTTGAAAGTTTTTTCCCTTGCCCTTGCCTTGGGGGCATCTTTATCACAAGTTTCGGCCCAGGGACCGATTCAACAACCCCCATCAAGCATGGAACAGGATCAATTCAAACCCGTTGATTGGAGTTATTCAACAAACATCTATGAGGTCAACCTCAGGCAATATACCCGTGAAGGCAATTTCAAGGCCTTTACCAGGGAGATGCCCAGGTTGAGGAAGATGGGGGTGGAAGTGCTATGGTTCATGCCCATTACCCCTATCGCTACTGAGAAACGCAAGGGTACCCTCGGCAGCTATTATGCTTGTTCAGATTATACCTCCACCAACCCAGAATACGGAACGGTTGCCGACTTCAAGGCATTGGTTGAGGAAGCCCATCAATTGGGGTTCAAGGTCATTATTGACTGGGTGGCTAACCATACCGGCTGGGGCCATACCTGGACCAGGACCCATCCTGATTATTTCAAGAAGAATGAGAAAGGGGAGTTCTATGACCGGAATGGCTGGGATGATGTGATCGACCTGGATTATTCCAACCCCAATATGAGAAGTGACATGATCGAGGCCATGCGTTTTTGGGTGAAGGAGTGTGATATTGATGGATTCCGGTGTGATATGGCTATGCTGGTGCCCCTGGATTTCTGGAAAACAGCCCGGTCCAGTTTGGATAAGGAGAAGAAATTGTTCTGGCTGGCTGAATGTGAAGAGGCCAACTACCATGAGGCTTTTGATGCCACCTATACCTGGGAATGGATGCATAAGACCGCTGATTACTACAAAAAGAAAACGACCATTGCCGGCCTGGATAGTTTGCTGGATAAGTATGAAACCAGCTTTTTGCCCAGTTCTTTCCGCACTTTCTTTACCAGCAACCATGATGAAAACAGTTGGAATGGCACAGAATATGAAAAGTATGGTGATATGGCCAGGTCCCTTGCTGTTTTTAGCTGCACCTGGAACGGTATACCCATGCTTTATTCCGGACAGGAATTACCCAATAAGAAGCGCCTGAAGTTTTTTGAGAAGGACCCGATTGAATGGAACGGGACCTATGCCCTGGAAGGATTTTATAGGACCCTACTGACCCTGCATAAGACCCATCCCGCACTCAGGGCAGGCGATCCTGCTGCCCGTACCTACAGGTTAAAAACATCGGCTAATGACCGGATATTCGCCTTCCTCCGCAAGAATGGGGATGCCGAGGTATTGGTGCTGCTAAACCTTTCGCCGGAAGATGGGGTCAATTTTACCATCCAGGACGACCTGGTAAAAGGGCAATACCGTAATGCATTTGGGGACTCCCCCCAGGACTTCTCCGGGCACATGAATTACCGTTTGGGCGCCTGGGATTTCAGGGTCTTCGTAAAGAAGTAAACTTGCAGGTAAACCGAAATAAAAAAGCTGCCCAAAAAGGCAGCTTTTTCTATTGTAAGCATCTGTAATATTATTCAGTGAGTCGCATGGGGTAGCGGAAAACGCCTTCATAGCCGGGATACATACCATCGAGGGTAACCGAAGATCCCGCCTTTTCCAATTCAGCGCGGAATTGTTCAACGGTGGAAACATCCTTGCCATTCACCTTCAGGATCACAAAGCCTTCTTCCATCCTTGTTTTGCTGAAGGCACCTTTGTCGTCAATGCCCCTCACGATCACACCGCCTTTTACTCCCAGTTCCTTGGCCAGTTTTCCATCGATGGTCGCCAGGTCGGCTCCTAACTTATCCAGGACACTTGATTTTACCACTTCTGTGGTTCCACTGCTGTTACGCAATACCACTTCACTGATAAAGTCCTTTCCATCGCGCCTGTAACCGATCTTCACCTTATCGCCGGGGCGGTAAGTAGCAATCTGCCCTACCATCTCAGCACCGCTCTTTACGGGCACATTGTTGATGCGGGTAATGAAGTCGCCTTTCTTGATGCCACCGGCTGCTGCAGCACCGTCCTTGGTAACATCCAAAACAAACACGCCTTCCCCCTCCTTGATGCCTTGTTCTTTTTTGATCTCATCGCTAAGGTTATCGGGGGCGTAATTAATGCCCAGGTATGCCCTTTGTACGGTGCCGAATTTCATCAGGTCGGCCACGATCTTCTTTACGATGTTCACCGGGATGGTGAAGGAATACCCCGCGTAGGAACCGGTGGGAGAAGCGATGGCTGAGTTGATACCGATCAGTTGACCAGCTGTGTTGACCAGCGGTCCGCCGCTATTGCCAGGGTTCACTGCTGCATCGGTTTGGATAAATGACTCAATGGGGGTTCGGCTTTGCCTTTTATTGATCTCGAGGGTCCGTCCTTTGGCACTAACAATACCTGCAGTAACGGTGGTTTCCAGGTTAAGGGGATAACCAATGGCCAGTACCCATTGACCTACTTGTACCTCATCGGAGTTGCCGTAAAGCAGGAAGGGCAAGTCTTTGGCTTCGATCTTAATAACGGCCAGGTCACTGCTGGGGTCGGCCCCTACCAGTTTGGCCTTGTAGGACTTCTTATCGCTCATGGTAACGGTGATCTCATCCGCACCATCCACTACGTGGTTATTGGTAACGATATAGCCATCATCACTAATGATCGCACCGGAGCCGGAGGCCATTTGGGGCAGGGTCCTGGGGGACATGTCCTCATCCCAGTCGAACCCAAACAGATCAAACAACGGACTTCTCCTGGGCAGGTTATTGCTGGCAGTCCTGGTTGCCTTGGTCTTAATGTGTACGGTAGCGGGAATGGAGGATGCTGCTGCCTGCTGGAAATCGGTTGGGGACCCATTAACACCATCAAAAAGCCCTGCATAGTTTGCCGGTATCTTACTACCTGCCTCTGCATTGGTATAAGGGGTCAGATTATTTCCTGCAAACTTGTTATAGGCCCACATGCTACCTACGGATGTAGCTGCGCTGATCAGGATAACGGGAACAATCTGTTGTAGTTTCATATTCCTGTTCTTTTTCTTTTTGTAATTTCTGTCAAAGCTTATGCCTTACCACCACAATTTAATAAAGGCGACAAGTTTTCAGTTTCTACTGATCCCAGTTTAACATATGTTTTACTAAGGTCTTCGTAGATGCTAAGCTAAAGTTAATGATTATTAGCAAGTTGTCAGCCATCCTTAGAGCGACTGCAAAAATGCCATGGTGTCTACCCCATCAGCAAAATCACCCAGTTCGGGACACTGTGCCCCGCCGAAGGGGATCTGTCCATGGCCTACGATACATTGAACAGTTTCATTGCCTTTAAGGTTTACTTCCACTGCTTTCCTGTCTTCATAAAACTCATAATGGATCTGCCCGATAGCAGAAAAGATCGCCGGGTTCTCTATCAATAACACGGACCCATTGGTCATGTAGAACTGGTTGTTCAACAGGTGAATGGCCAATTGGTAATCGTAATTGTTCTTATACTTATTGTGTTCGAAGAAATGGAGGTATTTCTTCATGGCCTCCAATAGGGGAACAAAATCATAGTTTTTGGGCACGTATAGCTTGGTCACATTCCTGCAGCCCAGGCCAAAATACTGGTGGGTGTCATCTGCCAGGAGCTCCAGTTCCTTACTTGTTTCGGTGCCATCCAAAATTGCCACCGAGCTCCTGTTGCGACGGATGATGGAGGGATATTTGCTAAAGTAGTAATCGAAATACCGGGCCGTATTGTCGCTGCCGGTGGCAATATAGGCCTCACAGCCTTTGAGGGAATCGGCAAATGAAACCAGGTTTTGGAGGGTTACTTCCTTTTGGTAGAGGTACCTGATCAGGTATTTGAAAAGTACATCGTCCTTGGAGGAAAGCTTGACGGTTGCCCGGTGGCCACTGAGGAACACGCAAAGCCAATCGTGAAAACCAACCAGGGGGATATTTCCGGCCATTACGATCCCGACGTTTCGGGGTTCCGAAGGGGTGTCCGGGACATTATAGGCTTTGGCGAAACCGGCCAGCTTGTCTGCCTGCAGGAAATTACGGACGATATTGTTGGCCGCAAGGTCAATGAATTCGGGGGTGAACCAGCCATTGGCCGCCTGGGCCTTCAGTTTGGTTTCCTGCCATTCAATAGGATTATTTTCAATATGTTCGCCCAGTTGAACCAATAAATCGATCCGGTGTTGTAAATTCAACATGTCCCTATAAATTTGCGTGCAAAGTTAACTTATATCATACCCATTAAAAATTTGCATCCATGGCAATCAAAATAACCGAAGAATGTATCAATTGCGGTGCCTGCGAGCCCGAATGTCCCAATAATGCTATTTATGAAGGTGGGGTTGAGTGGGCCCTCAGTGATGGCACTTCTGTAAAGGGAGGCTTTACCCTGATGGATGGAACGGTGATTGATGCAGACCAGCGCAATTCCCCTATCAGTGTAGATACCTATTACATTGTACCGAATAAGTGTACCGAGTGCCAGGGCTTTCATGAGGAACCCCAGTGTGCGGCTGTATGCCCGGTAGACTGCTGTGTACCGGATGAAATGTACCAGGAAACCGTTGAAGAACTGATGGCCAAGAAAGAGAAATTGCACCTGTAATGGCCATAAAAAATTGTTGGGCATAAGGATTTATTCCTTAACTTAACAACACAGAAAAGTTTTACTAGTAGCGTAAGCTACTTCTAGCAGGCGGGTGATATTTCCCGTCGGATAACGGGTGAAGGAAGCCAATCCTTCACCTTTTTTTATGAATTATTTTGAGCCTTGGGTCTATACCTTGAAATTTGATGACCCAAATCAACAAAGTACAGTTTTACGATGAGCAAAAAACCTGTTATCGCCTTCCTAACCGGCGGGTACTCCGGGGAAGCGGAGATCTCCTACAAGAGTGCTATTACGATCGAGAATAATATTGACAAGGACAAGTATGAGGTGTATAAGATCGATATCAGGAAGGATGGCTGGTGGCATACTACCGGTGATGGTCAAACGACAGGGGTAGACCGTAATGACTTTTCGCTTACTGTTGCTGGCAATAAGGTGACTTTTGATGCAGTATTGATCGGGATCCATGGTACGCCGGGAGAAGACGGGAAACTGCAAGGCTATTTCGATATGTTGGGTATCCCCTATACCAGTTGCGATGCCGCCACTTCCGCACTAACTTTCAATAAGCGTTATACGGTAGCAGTAGCTGCTTTTTCAGGAATCAATGTGGCACGTTCCCTCCACCTTTTCCGCCATACACCGGTCGATCCCTTGCAAGTTGCGTCACAATTGCAATTGCCGGTGTTTGTAAAGCCCAATAATGGGGGTAGCAGCATTGGTATGAGCAAGGTGAATAAGGCCGAAGATATGGCAGAAGCCCTGCGCAAGGCCTTTAATGAAGATGACCAGGTTTTGGTGGAAGAGTTCATTTCCGGCAGGGAATTTACGATCGGGGTATTCAAAACAGGAGGCAAGATCATGACCCTTCCGTTCACGGAGGTGATCAGTAAGAAGGAGTTCTTTGATTTCGAAGCCAAATACCAGGGATTGAGTGAAGAGATCACCCCCGCCGTGGTGGATGAGTCCATCGCGGAGAAAGTCAGGTCTGCCGCAAAAAGAGTTTATGAGGTATTCAATTGCCGGGGTGTGGTAAGGATCGACTTTATTTACAATGAGGCTAAAGGGGAGCCTTATATGCTGGAAATAAACACTGTACCCGGACAAAGTGAAGCCAGCATTGTGCCCCAGCAGGTGAGGGCAATGGGCTGGACCCTAAAGGACTTCTATTCGGCTTTGATAGATGAGGCCTTGGCCCTTAAATAATTTTTGTTTTCTTTGGAATCCATATCCTTACCATAAAAATCTGATACGTGTTTGCATTTATCACAAAAAAGCCACTTTGGGTCAATATCCTTTTCGCCTTCGGGTTAATGGCCGCATTGATCCTGATCTTTTTCGGGTCACTCGAATTCCTTACCAAACACGGGGATGTAGTGGTGGTGCCCAGTGTTACCGGGAAGTCCCTGGAAGAAGCCCGGAAAACGCTGGAAGAAAAAGGGTTTGAAGTGGTGATCCAGGATTCAGTTTACCGCGATACCCTTGCTCCCCTGGCGATCATCAAGCAGTTTCCAGAATCTGATGCATCGGTGAAGGTTAACCGTACGGTTTACCTTACGGTGAACAGGGCTGTGCCTCCGGATGTGGTGATGCCCAACCTGGTGGGTATGAGCGTGAGGAATGCGGCCATTGTACTGAAACAATTTGGTTTGAAAATGGGGGACACTACTTATCGCCCTGATTTTGCGAAGAATTCTGTGCTTACACAGTTGTATAATGGCCAGGATGTAAAGCCAGGAACCAAATTGCCTATGGGAAGTTCCATTGCGTTGGTCCTGGGAAGTGGACTGGCAAATGTTGATATGTCGGTTCCGGATCTTTTTGGAATGACCCATGCGGAAGCGAAAGTCTTATTGGAATCCACCGGTATTAGTTTTGGGGCACAGGTACTGGATGCCGATGTAAGGGATACGGCAACTGCTTATATTTACCGGCAGAGCCCGGAGAGGTTTACTTCAGACAGGACCGTAAACCGGATCAGGCCTGGACAAATGATCGATGTTTGGCTCAGTACACAAAAGCCAACCCGGATCGATTCCCTTGCCACCCCAGTTCAGGAAAACAATTATTAATAATAAACCACCCAGCTAATGGAAAATATTACTGTTGAAGAACTTAAGGCAAGGATGGATGCCGGAGAAAAATTGAATGTAATTGATGTTCGCGAGCCGGAAGAGTATGCCGAGTTCAATATTGGCGCTAAATTGATACCCCTGGGAAAGATCCAGGCCATGCAGATTGATGATCTGGAAGACCTTAAGAATGAGGAGTTAATCATCCATTGCAGGAGTGGTAAGCGTAGCCTTACCGCTTGCCTGTTCCTTGAGGCGATGGGTTTCACCAACACCAAGAACCTGGAGGGAGGTATGCTTGCCTGGCAGGATAAGTTTGGTGCCGCAAAATAAATATTACACGCTTGTGATGAAGTGACCGGCCCGCCTGGCTTGTTCTGCTTCTTCTTATTGTAAAGAAAAACCCGCTGGAGCAAAGCCAGCGGGTTTTTATCTTATAACCTGATGTTCAAACCTGCCATCCAGTTGATACCTGCCATGGGATAAACATAGTTTTCGGTTGTCATTAGGTTGTTATAGATGTAGCTGAAAGTATAACCGTTCGGTTCGTAGAGTTTGTTGAAGAGGTTGTTCACCTGGAAGATGAAATTGACCTCCCTTGCCAGTTTGCGGCTAAGGGTATAGCTGAGGCGCAAATCTTGTACGTAATACGGGTCCAGGCTTCGCTCTGCCTTTCCTGTATTGTCAAGATATTGACGGCCTACATATTTGCTGATCACGGCAATTTCTGCATTGGAGACCGGGTAAATGTAAAGTGTTGCCCCTCCTACTACAGCCGGAGAGAATGCTATATCCGATTTGTTATAGTTGACTTCTTTTTGCCCACCGTTGTCATAATCGTCCAGGAATTCTGTGAAATCGATCACCTTATTTTCGCTTAACGTGAGGTTGGCTGCCAGTTTCATCCAACTGGTGAGTTTGGCTGATGCCTGTAGCTCTACGCCCAATCTGTAGCTCTTGGGGATATTGGTGCGGGTATAGGCCCCAACATCATTCACTTTGCCTGTTAATACCAGTTGATCACGGTAATGCATGTAGAAAAGATTGGCGCCAAGGGTATAGGTTGAGGTCTTCTTTTCCAATCCTAGTTCAACATCATAGAGGGTTTCATGCCTTGGCTGCTGGGTGGCGCCCGCTTCAAAATCATCCCTGTTGGGTTCCTTGTTCGCAACGCCAAATGAGGCGTAGGCACTCCAGTTCTTATGGCGGTAGCTGATGCCCAATTTGGGATTGAAGAAATTGTACCTGTTGTCCGTGGCAAGGGTAGGGTTATCACGGAATCCTTCAATATCATAGCGGACATTGCGTAGTTGGAGGTCAACAAAACTTTCCCATTTTTCACCAAGTTGCTGTTGCCATTTCCCATACACCGAGAAATCAGTCTTCAGGGCATCAAGATCATACCATTTGTGGTTGTCAGGTACCCCGATCTTTCCCCAGATCACTTTGCCGTAATGCTGCCCATCATACCTGTTGTAGCCACCCCCAAAGGTCAGCTGTGTTTTTTTGTGCTTGTACTGCAGGCTATAAATTGTTCCGTAATAGTAGTTATCAAGCCATAGTTGCCGGATCAGGTCTGTACTGGTTATGGTCTCATTTCCTACTGTAACAGGCTGCAGGCCGTATTTCCCAAAGCCCTCATCGGCCTTGTATTGCTCATAATAACCCCTTCCCCTGGTGAGGAATGTGGCAATATTAAAACTAAGCTTCTCGGATGCGCTATGGTTAAAGAACAGTTGGTAATGGTCCTGCTGGTAGTTGTCTGTTTCATTATCGTAGGGCTCACCAGGCCTTTCGGTGCCTGCGATATTGCAGGTGCGGCAATTGCCCACTTCAGACTGGGGAATACCATACCAGGCCTGGTAGGTCTTTTCCTTCCCGGAGAAAACATTCAGTCTTAAGGAAGACTTGCCTGAAAGATAGGCAGTAGAAAGGTAAAAGGATTTGAGGTCGCTGCTGGCCCTGTCAATGTACCCGTCACTACTGATGCGGGAAAGCCTTGCATCAATGGTGAAATGATCGCTGATGAGCCCGCTTCCAGCCTTTATGGTGTTTTTCCAGGTGTTGAAAGAGCCATAGCTATTGTTGAATTCTGCATAGGCTTCTTCCCTGAACTCGTTAGTGCTCATGGAAAGGGTGGCCCCGAACGCCCCTGCGCCATTACTGGAGGTGCCAACGCCCCTCTGGACCTGGACACTGCTAACGGAGGAAGCAAAATCTGGAAGGTTAACAAAGAAAACACCCTGGCTTTCGGCATCATTGTAGGGTATCCCGTTCAAGGTGACATTGATGCGGGTTGCGTCTGTTCCCCTGATCCTGATACCGGTATAGCCCACCCCATTACCTGCATCCGAACTCACTACCACACTAGGCGTCTGGTTAAGCAGGAAGGGGATATCCTGACCAAGGTTTTGTTTGCTGATCTCCTTCTGGCTGATATTGGTCTTGGCAAAAGGGGCCTGTTCACTGGCCCTTGTTGCTTTCACCTCCACTGGCTGAAGGAATAGGTTTTGCCTTTCTAACTGGATGGCGGTCAGGTCTGCCGTCGACCTGCCCTGGGTTGACTTATAGCCAATTGCTGTCAGGATAAAGCTTGGGGTCTTTTCAGGAATGGAAGCCAGGCCGTTTTTGTCGGTGAGTACCACCTGTCCATTGGGGAGTTCAATACTTACACCTTCCAGTGGCTGGCCATTGGATTTGTCGGTTACCTTAACCTGGCGGGTTTGCGCCAATAATGGGGAAATCAATAAAGAGAAGCAGATCCCCAAAAGCAATTTTTTCATGTTTACACCTTGTTGAATTGAAAAAAATGATTTGAGAGAAATGCTGCGAAAGCAAAAGGAGAGCAATAAAAAGTCCACCTTCCCTGCGCAGGCATTACCCTGTTCAGGTTCTACGGGTATCATCTCAGCCTGGGCGGTTTTACCCGCTTTCAGCACCCCGAGGAATCTGATTGTTGATTACGGCCGTAATAAGGGAACGAAATTAAGGGCATTTTTAAAAATTCCTGTAACATTCTTGTATCCTCATCCGTCACACCTTAAAACAAACTGAATTTTATGAAAAAAGTGTTTTTGGCGATAGCGGCCATCATCGTTTCAACAGGGGTCTTTGCCCAGGCAACTACAGTAAAGGATGCCAATGCGGTAGAACGCAAGGTAGGTGGGTTTACAGGTGTGAAGGTGTCTAGTGGGATCGAACTGTTGATCCAGCAGGGGGATAATGATGCCGTTGCGGTTAGCTGTAACAAGCCCGAGCATCTCGGTAAGATCAAGACCGAGGTTGAAGGGGGCGTATTGAAGATCTACATAGATAACAATGGATGGGATTGGAAGTGGAGAAATAATACCAAGTTCAAGGCCTATGTGTCGGTTAAGGAGATCAATAAACTGGTTGCTAGTTCCGGTGCGGACGTGAAGGTGAGCGGGGTGATCAATTTCAACCAGCTTGATGTGGATGTGAGTTCAGGTGCTATCCTTACCGGTAGTTTCAAGGGTAAGGTAATGAAGGTGGATAACAGTAGTGGTGCTATTTCCGATTTATCCGGCAGTGTGGATGACTTGACCGTAGATGCAAGCAGCGGGGCTATCTTCAGGGGATATGACCTGTCGAGTGTAAATTG is drawn from Flavihumibacter rivuli and contains these coding sequences:
- a CDS encoding response regulator transcription factor; translated protein: MSAELTIKVSIADDHKIFRDGIKMALKGKDYLKILWEAEDGKDLMHKMQLKKPDVLLMDIRMPEVDGVNAIALLRKEYDDVRIIVLTMYDDQEMITKMMEMGANAYLTKTTDPEEIYQAILTCMNDDFYFNDLVNKAVLSKLQTKRTVRQFYPNPVKFSEKEIKILKLLAEDKTTEEISKEVFLSPRTIETIRQNMKTKVGAKTIAGLIMYGMRNKLID
- a CDS encoding sensor histidine kinase, yielding MIENEFQSQILRTRIEVQEETINNVAKEIHDNVNQALTFSKLNLNLLNYQDLNGVKTKISYTSDLITEAISSLSNLSKSLNADFLKDIGLVSALEMEVDKVNRMEECKAVLKINGTHFQLSFEKELVIFRITQEAIRNAISHGQAKQITIQIVYHHGVTIEITDNGKGFDTSVSKNQSKTQHQGLINMKKRASIIGAHIEILSKPQEGTLIKLEIPS
- a CDS encoding 4-hydroxy-3-methylbut-2-enyl diphosphate reductase, with amino-acid sequence MKQFEVPAFYRSPLISAIKQKRKQEDRLKKDFSPTLIDFGTLKIYLARHFGFCYGVENAIEIAFRTVEENPGKNIYLLSEMIHNPQVNADLQAYGVKFLQDTYGNQLIPFESVGKDDIVLIPAFGTTLDIEQVLRDKGITIEKYNTTCPFVEKVWNRSEQIARKGYSIVIHGKPRHEETRATFSHASAHAPSVVVNDMTEAVELAAYIRKQKPAEQFYDEFKGRHSHGFDINKDLDRFGVVNQTTQLASDTQAIADYLKQVVMEHYGLDNTTIAERFADTRDTLCYATSDNQTAVIGMLETPADLAIVIGGYNSSNTTHLVELCETKLPTFFIDHEDRILSASEIHHFNYHTKEELVSLDFLPKKENITILITSGASCPDARVEGVIEKIKILCKLND
- a CDS encoding alpha-amylase family glycosyl hydrolase, with the protein product MEQDQFKPVDWSYSTNIYEVNLRQYTREGNFKAFTREMPRLRKMGVEVLWFMPITPIATEKRKGTLGSYYACSDYTSTNPEYGTVADFKALVEEAHQLGFKVIIDWVANHTGWGHTWTRTHPDYFKKNEKGEFYDRNGWDDVIDLDYSNPNMRSDMIEAMRFWVKECDIDGFRCDMAMLVPLDFWKTARSSLDKEKKLFWLAECEEANYHEAFDATYTWEWMHKTADYYKKKTTIAGLDSLLDKYETSFLPSSFRTFFTSNHDENSWNGTEYEKYGDMARSLAVFSCTWNGIPMLYSGQELPNKKRLKFFEKDPIEWNGTYALEGFYRTLLTLHKTHPALRAGDPAARTYRLKTSANDRIFAFLRKNGDAEVLVLLNLSPEDGVNFTIQDDLVKGQYRNAFGDSPQDFSGHMNYRLGAWDFRVFVKK
- a CDS encoding trypsin-like peptidase domain-containing protein, whose amino-acid sequence is MKLQQIVPVILISAATSVGSMWAYNKFAGNNLTPYTNAEAGSKIPANYAGLFDGVNGSPTDFQQAAASSIPATVHIKTKATRTASNNLPRRSPLFDLFGFDWDEDMSPRTLPQMASGSGAIISDDGYIVTNNHVVDGADEITVTMSDKKSYKAKLVGADPSSDLAVIKIEAKDLPFLLYGNSDEVQVGQWVLAIGYPLNLETTVTAGIVSAKGRTLEINKRQSRTPIESFIQTDAAVNPGNSGGPLVNTAGQLIGINSAIASPTGSYAGYSFTIPVNIVKKIVADLMKFGTVQRAYLGINYAPDNLSDEIKKEQGIKEGEGVFVLDVTKDGAAAAGGIKKGDFITRINNVPVKSGAEMVGQIATYRPGDKVKIGYRRDGKDFISEVVLRNSSGTTEVVKSSVLDKLGADLATIDGKLAKELGVKGGVIVRGIDDKGAFSKTRMEEGFVILKVNGKDVSTVEQFRAELEKAGSSVTLDGMYPGYEGVFRYPMRLTE
- a CDS encoding acyl-CoA reductase gives rise to the protein MLNLQHRIDLLVQLGEHIENNPIEWQETKLKAQAANGWFTPEFIDLAANNIVRNFLQADKLAGFAKAYNVPDTPSEPRNVGIVMAGNIPLVGFHDWLCVFLSGHRATVKLSSKDDVLFKYLIRYLYQKEVTLQNLVSFADSLKGCEAYIATGSDNTARYFDYYFSKYPSIIRRNRSSVAILDGTETSKELELLADDTHQYFGLGCRNVTKLYVPKNYDFVPLLEAMKKYLHFFEHNKYKNNYDYQLAIHLLNNQFYMTNGSVLLIENPAIFSAIGQIHYEFYEDRKAVEVNLKGNETVQCIVGHGQIPFGGAQCPELGDFADGVDTMAFLQSL
- a CDS encoding 4Fe-4S dicluster domain-containing protein, which gives rise to MAIKITEECINCGACEPECPNNAIYEGGVEWALSDGTSVKGGFTLMDGTVIDADQRNSPISVDTYYIVPNKCTECQGFHEEPQCAAVCPVDCCVPDEMYQETVEELMAKKEKLHL